A region of Peromyscus maniculatus bairdii isolate BWxNUB_F1_BW_parent chromosome 7, HU_Pman_BW_mat_3.1, whole genome shotgun sequence DNA encodes the following proteins:
- the Cyb561d2 gene encoding transmembrane reductase CYB561D2 yields MALSVETESHIYRALRTASGAAAHLVALGFTIFVAVLARPGSSLFSWHPVLMSLAFSFLMTEALLMFSPESSLLRSLSRKVRARCHWVLQLLALLCALLGLGLVILHKEQLGKAHLATRHGQAGLLAVLWAGLQCSGGVGLLYPKLLPRWPLAKLKLYHATSGLVGYLLGSASLLLGMCSLWFTAAVTGVAWYLAVLCPVLTSLVIMNQVSNAYLYRKRIQP; encoded by the exons ATGGCCCTTTCTGTGGAGACGGAGTCGCACATCTACCGAGCTCTGCGCACTGCCTCTGGGGCTGCAGCCCACCTTGTGGCCTTGGGCTTTACCATCTTTGTGGCTGTACTTGCCAGACCTGGCTCCA GTCTGTTCTCCTGGCACCCTGTTCTTATGTCTCTGGCT tTCTCCTTCCTGATGACTGAGGCGCTCCTCATGTTTTCTCCGGAGAGTTCACTGCTGCGTTCCCTCTCACGGAAGGTCCGGGCACGCTGCCACTGGGTGCTTCAGCTGCTAGCCCTACTCTGTGCTCTGCTGGGTCTAGGTCTCGTCATCCTCCACAAAGAGCAGCTTGGCAAAGCACACCTGGCCACTCGACATGGGCAGGCAGGGCTCTTAGCGGTGCTGTGGGCAGGTCTGCAGTGTTCAGGGGGTGTGGGGCTGCTCTACCCCAAGTTGCTGCCTCGATGGCCCCTGGCAAAGCTGAAACTCTACCATGCCACTTCTGGGTTGGTGGGCTACCTGCTGGGCAGTGCCAGCCTCCTGTTGGGCATGTGCTCACTCTGGTTCACTGCTGCTGTCACTGGCGTTGCCTGGTACCTGGCTGTGCTGTGCCCCGTCCTCACCAGTTTGGTAATCATGAACCAAGTGAGCAATGCCTACCTGTACCGCAAGAGGATCCAACCATGA
- the Nprl2 gene encoding GATOR1 complex protein NPRL2 — MGSSCRIECIFFSEFHPTLGPKITYQVPEDFISRELFDTVQVYIITKPELQNKLITVTAMEKKLIGCPVCIEHKKYSRNALLFNLGFVCDAQAKTCALEPIVKKLAGYLTTLELESSFVSTEESKQKLVPIMTILLEELNASGRCTLPIDESNTIHLKVIEQRPDPPVAQEYDVPVFTKDKEDFFNSQWDLTTQQILPYIDGFRHVQKISAEADVELNLVRIAIQNLLYYGVVTLVSILQYSNVYCPTPKVQDLVDDKTLQEACLSYVTKQGHKRASLRDVFQLYCSLSPGTTVRDLIGRHPQQLQHVDERKLIQFGLMKNLIRRLQKYPVRVAREERSHPARLYTGCHSYDEICCKTGMSYHELDERLENDPNIIICWK, encoded by the exons ATGGGCAGCAGCTGCCGCATCGAATGCATATTCTTCAGCGAATTCCACCCAACGCTGGGACCCAAAATTACCTATCAG GTCCCTGAGGATTTCATTTCCCGCGAGCTGTTTGACACGGTCCAGGTGTACATCATCACCAAGCCCGAGCTGCAGAACAAGCTTATCACTGT CACAGCCATGGAGAAGAAGCTGATTGGCTGCCCCGTGTGCATCGAACACAAGAAGTACAGCCGCAATGCCCTCCTCTTCAACTTGGGCTTCGTGTGTGATGCTCAGGCCAAGACGTGTGCCCTGGAACCCATCGTTAAAAAGCTGGCTGGCTACTTGACCACACTGGAG CTGGAAAGCAGCTTTGTGTCCACAGAGGAGAGCAAGCAGAAGTTGGTGCCCATCATGACCATCTTGCTGGAAGAACTCAATGCCTCCGGCCGGTGCACTCTACCTATTG ATGAATCCAACACCATCCACTTGAAGGTGATTGAGCAGCGCCCTGACCCTCCCGTGGCTCAGGAGTATGATGTGCCGGTCTTCACCAAGGACAAAGAGGATTTCTTCAACTCGCAGTGGGACCTCACCACACAGCAG ATCCTGCCCTACATTGACGGATTCCGCCATGTCCAGAAGATCTCTGCTGAGGCAGACGTGGAACTCAACCTGGTGCGCATCGCCATCCAGAACCTGCT GTACTATGGTGTTGTGACGCTGGTATCCATCCTCCAG TATTCCAATGTGTACTGCCCAACGCCAAAAGTCCAGGACCTGGTGGATGACAAGACCCTACAGGAGGCGTGTCTGTCCTACGTCACCAAGCAAG GACACAAAAGGGCCAGTCTCCGAGATGTATTCCAGCTGTACTGCAGCCTAAGCCCCGGCACCACTGTGCGAGACCTCATCGGCCGCCACCCCCAGCAGTTACAACACGTGGATGAGAG GAAGCTGATCCAGTTTGGGCTCATGAAGAACCTCATCCGGAGACTACAGAAGTATCCAGTCCGGGTGGCTCGGGAGGAACGGAGTCACCCTGCCCGCCTTTACACAGGATGTCACAGCTACGACGAGATCTGCTGCAAgacag gcatgagctaccacgaACTGGACGAGCGACTAGAAAATGACCCCAACATCATCATTTGCTGGAAGTGA
- the Tmem115 gene encoding transmembrane protein 115 — MHRALPGARQHLGAILASASVVVKALCAVVLFLYLLSFAVDTDCLAVTPGYLFPPNFWIWTLATHGLMEQHVWDVAISLATVVVAGRLLEPLWGALELLIFFSVVNVSVGLLGAFAYLLTYMASFNLVYLFTIRIHGALGFLGGVLVALKQTMGDCVVLRVPQVRVSVVPMLLLALLLLLRLATLLQSPALASYGFGLLSSWVYLRFYQRHSRGRGDMADHFAFATFFPEILQPVVGLLANLVHGLLVKVKICQKTVKRYDVGAPSSITISLPGTDPQDAERRRQLALKALNERLKRVEDQSVWPSMDDDEEEAGAKKDSPLPSENASTPPGKGTAPESSLITFEAAPPKL; from the exons ATGCACCGCGCCCTGCCCGGGGCCCGCCAGCATCTGGGGGCCATCCTGGCCAGCGCCAGCGTGGTGGTGAAGGCGCTGTGCGCCGTGGtcctcttcctctatctccttTCCTTCGCCGTGGACACGGACTGCCTGGCGGTCACCCCGGGCTACCTTTTCCCACCCAACTTCTGGATCTGGACCCTGGCCACCCATGGGCTGATGGAGCAGCACGTGTGGGACGTGGCCATCAGCCTGGCCACAGTGGTGGTGGCCGGGCGGTTACTGGAGCCCCTCTGGGGAGCCTTGGAGCTGCTCATCTTCTTCTCGGTGGTCAATGTGTCCGTGGGGCTCTTGGGGGCCTTCGCCTATCTCCTCACCTACATGGCCTCCTTCAACTTGGTCTACCTGTTCACTATTCGTATCCACGGCGCCCTGGGGTTCCTGGGCGGCGTTCTGGTCGCCCTCAAGCAGACTATGGGGGACTGTGTGGTTCTGCGGGTGCCCCAGGTCCGCGTCAGCGTGGTCCCCATGCTCTTGctggcgctgctgctgctgctccgcCTGGCCACGCTGCTCCAGAGCCCGGCGCTGGCCTCCTACGGCTTTGGACTGCTGTCCAGTTGGGTGTATCTCCGCTTCTATCAGCGCCACAGCCGGGGCCGAGGGGACATGGCGGACCACTTTGCGTTTGCCACCTTCTTCCCGGAGATCCTGCAGCCTGTGGTGGGACTGCTCGCCAACCTGGTGCATGGCCTCCTGGTGAAAGTTAAGATTTGCCAGAAGACCGTGAAGCGCTACGATGTGGGAGCGCCGTCTTCCATCACCATCAGCCTCCCAGGGACAGACCCTCAGGATGCGGAGCGGAGAAG GCAGCTGGCCCTAAAGGCTCTCAACGAACGGCTGAAGAGAGTGGAGGATCAGTCAGTCTGGCCCAGCATggatgatgatgaagaggaggCTGGGGCCAAAAAGGACAGTCCTCTGCCCTCGGAAAACGCTTCCACACCCCCAGGGAAGGGCACTGCCCCAGAATCCAGTCTCATTACCTTTGAGGCAGCTCCCCCCAAGCTGTAA